A window of Streptomyces sp. NBC_01224 genomic DNA:
CTTCTCCTTCAGGGTGAGGGACTCGTGGAGGTGTGCGCCGATGCCCGCGTCCTTCTTCCCGCGTGCATACAGGGAGCAGGTCAGGTCGCTGCATATGTAGATGCCAATCGAGTTGCCCTGCTGCCCGGCCTCCCGATTCGGCGCGACCATCAGGGAGACGCCCCCGGCGTGGGTGGTCAGGCACACCGAGCACATGCTGCGCCGCATCTGCCAGGGGCCGGCGCCGGAGGAGCGCAGCTGGACGCCGACCGGGCGGCCGTCCAGCTCGGTCACGAGGTAGGCCCGGTCGGGGGCCTGGGGATCTCGCCAGCCCAGGAAGTCCAGGTCGTCCCAGCACCGCTCGGCCAGGTCGCGGGGGACGGCCAGGCGCTTGGCCTCGCCCTTGGTGCAGTTCACAAATGCGGTACGAATCTCTTGCTCGGCCAGCCGCTTTATAAAGGACACGCTAATTTGCCTAATCTGATTAGGTAAGTGCATAATTATCGATACCAGGGATGAGAAGCGATTCGGAGGATGAACATGGCACGGGCCAAACGGGTAGGACTGACCACGGAGCGCCTGGTCCGGGCGGGGGCAGAGCTGGCCGACGAGATCGGCTTCGAGCAGGCGACCCCCGCAGAACTCGCCCGGCGGTTCGGTGTCAAAACCGCGAGCCTGTACTCGCACGTGAAGAACGCCCACGACCTCAAGACCAAGATCGCTCTGCTCGCCCTGGAGGAACTCGCCGACCAGGTCTCCACCGCGGTGGCCGGACGGGCCGGCAAAGACGCCCTGACCGCTTTCGCAAACGTCTACCGCGACTACGCACTCAAGCACCCGGGGCGCTTCGCCGCAGCCCAGTTCCGGCTCGACCCGCAGACGGCGGCCACCAGCGCCGGCGTCCGGCACGCCCAGATGACGCGGGCGATCCTGCGCGGATACAGCCTGGCCGAACCACACCAGACACACGCGGTGCGACTGCTGGGCAGCGTCTTCAGCGGCTACGTCGGCCTGGAGACCGCCGGCGGCTTCAGCCACAGCACCCCCGACTCGCAGGAGAGCTGGACCGAAATCCTCGAC
This region includes:
- a CDS encoding TetR/AcrR family transcriptional regulator, which codes for MARAKRVGLTTERLVRAGAELADEIGFEQATPAELARRFGVKTASLYSHVKNAHDLKTKIALLALEELADQVSTAVAGRAGKDALTAFANVYRDYALKHPGRFAAAQFRLDPQTAATSAGVRHAQMTRAILRGYSLAEPHQTHAVRLLGSVFSGYVGLETAGGFSHSTPDSQESWTEILDALDTLLRTWPTTS
- a CDS encoding FBP domain-containing protein, with translation MKRLAEQEIRTAFVNCTKGEAKRLAVPRDLAERCWDDLDFLGWRDPQAPDRAYLVTELDGRPVGVQLRSSGAGPWQMRRSMCSVCLTTHAGGVSLMVAPNREAGQQGNSIGIYICSDLTCSLYARGKKDAGIGAHLHESLTLKEKAQRTVANLAAFCRPGHPPHRRCR